One genomic region from bacterium encodes:
- the rfaE2 gene encoding D-glycero-beta-D-manno-heptose 1-phosphate adenylyltransferase, giving the protein MDSPEGKIYRNVDDLKVVLSRLREQGKKIVFTNGCFDIVHCGHCEYLYKARQLGDFLVVGVNSDKSVRGLKGAGRPIIDLEGRMYVLACFYFVDAVIPFDEPTPIKLILAIRPDILVKGADYEIDEIVGAKEVMGWGGKVERIPLVEGYSTSEIIKKIKNEIPD; this is encoded by the coding sequence ATGGATTCACCAGAGGGAAAAATTTATCGAAATGTTGATGACTTAAAGGTGGTGCTTTCGCGCCTGCGCGAACAGGGCAAAAAAATAGTTTTTACCAACGGTTGCTTCGACATAGTTCATTGTGGGCACTGCGAATACTTGTACAAAGCTCGTCAGCTTGGCGACTTCCTCGTGGTGGGTGTTAACTCCGACAAAAGCGTTAGAGGGCTTAAAGGCGCGGGAAGACCGATAATAGACCTTGAGGGAAGAATGTATGTCCTTGCGTGCTTTTACTTCGTTGATGCTGTGATACCTTTCGATGAGCCAACGCCCATAAAGCTAATTCTTGCTATTCGACCCGACATTCTTGTTAAAGGCGCTGATTACGAGATAGACGAGATAGTAGGAGCAAAAGAAGTAATGGGATGGGGCGGAAAAGTGGAGAGAATACCACTTGTAGAGGGCTATTCAAC